GATGGCGCCGTACTGCGCTTCGTATCGCTGCACCTCGATCAGGCTCGTGCAGGGTCCTGACCGAAGTGGTCCCGAATCCACTGCGTCATGATCGGACCATGACCGAGCCGAAGTCGCTTGCCGAGGTCCGTGCGCGCATCGACGCGCTGGACTCCGAACTGATCCGTCTGCTGGCTGACCGCCAAGCCCTTGTGCGCGCTGCCGCGGCGTTCAAGACCGATGAGCAAGCGGTTCGTGCGCCTGGCCGGGTCGAGCAGGTGGTTGCGCTGGCGCGTGAGCGCGCTGACAAGGAAGGGCTGGAGCCCGCCGTGGCGGAGGCGGTGTGGCGGGCGATGATCGCGGCCTTCATCGAGTGGGAGATGGATCAATCAGGAGTTCTTCGAGAGCGCGAGCGATAGGCCAAGCGCCCTCGGAGGTATTGGAGATCACGGTGTAGGTGAGGCCGGACGCGGGGTCGTGGACGCTGCGGAACGAGACACCGGCGTCGTAGCCCTCCAACCGCACGATGGCCCGCGACACGTGCATCCAGAACCCGAGACCGCAGC
The window above is part of the Allokutzneria albata genome. Proteins encoded here:
- a CDS encoding chorismate mutase, whose amino-acid sequence is MTEPKSLAEVRARIDALDSELIRLLADRQALVRAAAAFKTDEQAVRAPGRVEQVVALARERADKEGLEPAVAEAVWRAMIAAFIEWEMDQSGVLRERER